One Ictalurus furcatus strain D&B chromosome 7, Billie_1.0, whole genome shotgun sequence genomic window, CTGCTAAGACTCTTCACTGTATGGAGAAAAGAGTAGAAAACCTATTTACCTTaaactcacttataatggaagCCTTAGGGCAGATGTTCAGTTCCATCAAAAAGTGTTTAAATGATGTGACTGTATAATGCAAATATAAACCTACAACCTACATCTCTTGCACACTGGAACACCGGTACAGTGCAATTCTGGTTGCTTATGCTTACTCTTATCAGTACTCCTGTGATCCTATTCAGCTACATTGTCTATATCAGTAAGACATAACCACAACTTCTTTCGCTGAAAAAGTATCTCGGGGAAAACGCCGTATTATATAGATTTGGAGCTTCATTTGCAACAAACATTTGAAGAATTACGAGAGCAGTCTAGTAAACAACAGCTTTctcataaatgtttattctgCCTGAACAACTTCCAttagaagtgtttttttgagTAAATGGGTTTCCCATCATTCTCTCAGGAGAGGGAAACATGTCCATTCTTGTCTGCTAATCACGTACGCTACAGTAGGGAAAAGGCTGGAGCACTTCTTTTAGAAGAGTAACGCAAACCTGAACTTTGATGCACAGATCTGataatttctttattctttagtCTTTGGGCATGCTGCTCTGGCACAAGCATGATGTGGAGAAGTCTCTGGCTGACCTAGCCAACTTCACTCCCTTTCCCGATGAGTGGACAGTGGAGGACAAGGTGCTGTTTGAGCAGGCGTTCAGCTTCCACGGCAAGAGTTTCCATCGCATCCAACAGATGGTGAGTGAGAATGTACGAGAGTACAGGGGAGAAAGTGAAGGAGAGATGCGGATTTATAGCCTGACGGAGAAACCTGCAGTCCAGCGTAGTCATACAGACGAGTATTAAGGGGCTGATTAGGACCTATGGTCCACTATTACGaatgattcattattttatagCTTGCAGTTATCCTTATTACGTATATTTTGTCTTGTAGCACTTTAGAGTTTTAAAGTGGCCTTGAACGGTTTGAGAGCGCGATTTAATTCCGTATTTAAAGTGACGTATTTCCTTTTGACACAGGAAGTGCTCCCTCACTACAGCTCTTTAAAATAGTGTCAAAAAGAAAGGCCAGAAAGGCCTTTTCTGATTTCCAGAACATTCAAGATGTGCAAAACTGGCTAAATAATGCAGCTGAGAGAGCTTATTTTCAAACTGTGTAGGATTTCTCACTGCCAATTTACCCGTTGGAACTTAGTCATGGTTATCGTGTCACGTTTTGTTACCGGCCTGCAccagtctttttctttttccccctgtgGTAAGCCCACTACAGCAACAAGAGAACCTGGCTTCCTGATCGGAGACTGCTGTTTAACACGaggctgtaaaataaaaattgagaAAAGACAACTCGTGCACATGCACAAGCATGCCCTTCGAAATCTCCAAATCTATCATAGCATCACAGCCAGTGCATCCCTCAGTGCTTTTGAAACGAAGTCTTACATGTTTAAGCCAAGATCAAGATTTTAAAAGGTGAACGAatacagacacgcacacacaagctACAACCAACATTCAAACACAAGAGACAGTTTGAAAGGGCAATAATGCGCAGAAACCTGCTTGACCAATACTACTTGAATGAACCCATACTAACTACCTGCAACCATGATGCCCTACTCTCAGTTTATTTACAGGGGTGGGACATAGGCATTCTAGAGGGCATTCGATTGGACACGAGACTAGCATTAACAAGCTCTTAACGTTGATTTTGATTTAATGGGCACTTCAAGTCAGAGCTGTAAATAACCAAACCTGTAAGTAATTGTATGTGCAAGGTAATTAAGATTCCCCACAGTTCAGTGATAttgatgtaatttttaaaaaaattatttttcagcTGCCAGATAAGTTGATCTCCACTCTGGTAAGGTACTACTACTCCTGGAAGAAGACTCGGACTCGCACCAGTGTCATGGACCGACAGGCCCGCAAACTTATTAGCAAGAGGGAGAAGGATGACAGGTGAGAGGGTTGGAAAAACCAAAAGGGAAGCAcaaaagaatacaaaaaaaagcctgaGAGTGTCCTCTGAAGCATTACTTGCAATAACCGTGCAATGTCTCCCTGTTAGTAATGACGAGCTGGAAGAAGGAGACCCAGGAAGTGACAGTGACTTTGAGATCCACACAAAGAAAGAGGTGAGGCATAAACTCGAAAACATTGATTAGTTACGACAATACAGTGCTCCGCTTAAGgtttgtgcaagtgtgtgtgtgtgtgtgtgtgtatgtgtatatatgtatatgtatatatatgtatatatgtatatgtatatatatgtgtgtatatatatacacacacacacacacaggcattttGACACTTCAGATGTAAAGGATGGTTTTTATACTTGTCTGTGAAATCTGGCAGCATATGCAGGAGTTGTGTCTAGACATTTGTATAGGTATTCTCCTGACACACTTGCACATAATTCACTTTATCTAAAGAGAAATGTACTTGTTTACACTGTGCTTGAGGATAATTTGTGCTAATTTTACACTGAAATGTGTTTTGTGATGCCTTTATTAATGCAGTTGTTTATAAATACTTTTCACTcgagctttttaaaaatcttcctCCAAGAATTCAATTTCacggaaatttaaaaaaaagaaacaaatttcACTGTTTTTAGGAATGCTTTGAAGACAGGTTGTACAAATAGTTATAGTAAAGTACTCTAATATGCTGATGCTTGTTCTTGTTTAGGTTAAGTATTATGTCACATCCCAAACCCAATGCTAACGGATGCACTTCCTTGCTCAACCAGTCAGTGTTTTTGTGATGCACTACACTACCGATTCACATGAGAATAGGTTTTGTTAGTTTAATAgccagtttttcttttttattttggctGCTGGTTATATCTATAGCAACTTGAAATGATGTGTTGTGACTACTGTTCAAAAGAAACAATCCGTTTTGaaatattagcatttttaacTGTATTCGCTCATTCAGCCCAAGCtgagctctggtgctggaggAGGCAGTGAGAGGAGCTCTGGGAGGTTAGGACCGACACGCAAAGAGAACCAGGGGGCTCAGTATCGGCACCATCCACTGAGGGCACGCCGCAGGCCTCCAAAGGGCATGCACCTGGATCAGGATGACATCGTCTCCCTGTCTGCTTCCACTGAGTCAGGAACCATCTCCAACCGTCAGCTTGACACTCAGCTTGTCTCTCTCAAGAGACAGGTAATGGCTGCCTGAtggtgtgcgcgcacacacatacacacagcaatatttatatacaaaccAGAATTAATCACAAGAAAACCTTTACCAATCCTCATGCAGGTTCAAAGTATCAAGCAAGCAAACAGTGTCCTCAAAAGGAGTTTGGCAGATGGTGTTGAGACCATGAGACCAATTGAGGTGCAGTCAGTTATTTCTATACACTCAATAGCTCATCAGACAGTTTTCAATATTTTAACTATACTCAAGTTTATGATGGCTTCATTAGCAGTCGGATTATTACTGAAGCATGTgtgatggtgataatggtggatggatagaggaaTGAGCAATATTTGCCAAAAGTTATATGTTGGAGAAAtattccagttttttttttcttttccatgacCTAGCTCTCAATCTATTGCACTGAAGCATACACTCAATTACCTGGACAAGAAATTCAACCTTCCTTgtaatgtgaaaacaaaatacCTAACTACTCAAAACCCTAATAATGGTAGTCTTAAGGGAGGCTGTTGAATTCGTTCAAAAAACATTTGTGGATAAAATGATCAACAAAATGTTTTGCATAAATGTTATTGACTGCTCCAGCAACTACCCTTAGAGTTCCATAATTAATGTTTCTCTTTAATACAGGGAaatgtagtattgtgtagtatcaTGTATGCTAAGAGATTTCTTAGTGATTTTTGAGCAGTGTTACTAAAATGTAGACAAATTGTACTTGAGTAAACTTATTTATCATTATGTACTCTTTCAGCCCACTCTTAAGATTAACTCCCGCTGGACCACAGAGGAACAGCTCCTGGCTGTACAGGGTATGTCAgattatcattatttttcttGCTACTTGACAGTATTGGCAGATTAGCACCAGTTGTTTATCCTGGGTGTCAGTATGATTAATTGGACTGGATAAAAGCACATGCATGCAGTtctattaatgaataattatcgTCAGATGTAGTTTAACGTTGTGGGTTTGCCTCGTGTAGCTATCAGACGATACGGTAAAGACTTTGCCACCATAGCTGACGTGATTGGGAACAAGACCGCGGGTCAGGTGAGCTCGTTCTTCATTAGCTACCGACGCCGCTTCAATCTGGAGGAAGTGCTGCGAGAATGGCAGGCAGAACAGGAAGTGCTGCGGGGGAACAGCGAGACCATGAAGGACCTGAACGGGACAGCAGGAGTGGAAGAGGATGAGGTGAGGCATGAGAAATGTAAAAACGTCAAAATGGTTTATTAAAAGATGAGGTGGGGGGGGAGTTCCTGTATGTTCTGTACCTGTAAGGGAATGTTTTGTTTAGTTGTATTTATCCTGATGTATAATATCCTTGTGTTGTGTTCTACGCAGACTAAGAGGGATAGTGTGTCCCCTGCAGACTCTGGCAGTCCAATGCCTTCCTCTGAAGTAGCCAGTAACTCCAGCCAGTCTTCTCCACCGCTTACCCAACCCCCACCCTTACTACGCCCGACTCCCCCCAGCGCACCCCCAAGCCTGTTGCGCCAGCCTCCTCCTCTTCAAACGCGCCCCCTCCAGACCCGAACGCCCCACAACCACCCTCCACCTCCACTCATCCGCCCCGCAGTGGCCTCATCCCACCACCAGAGCGGCTTGAGGAACTCCATTGGTTCCTCTGCGGCGTCCGGTGCACAGCTGCCTCCTTCGCTGATGGGGCTCAAAGTGGAATCACCACACTCGCACTGATTTACACAAGCTGCTGGGGTTGGCCTCTGGCACTGATCTTAAACCAGTTCCAGCTTTGTTCGAGATTAGGATTTTAATGGGAACTGGTTCCAGATCAGCACAATTTCTAGAACACTGATAGGAAGAGCAGGTACTGTCCAGGTGGCAAGGGGATTCAAAATACACATATTACTGCAGCTGTTCAGGCACACAGGATGAGTCAGGGATTGTGATATAGTGTTAGACAGGTGAAATGAGTCAGCAGTAGGTTTGACATCACTCAGAACATCCCCACTAAACACCAACACTCGTACGGGCAAACATCTCCTGTCGTCACTCATCTAATACAGAAATAACCTGAGTGCAGACTTGCCAAATTCAGGCCACACACAGCTAGTGGGCCTCAACTTTAATGATATACCTCAGAGGAGGCCACAGAACCAACCCACAACCACACAGTTCAGCATGATCAATTACAGAAATGACCTTTGACAGAAAATATTGTTAGTACTTGAACCAAAATTTCTCAGTGGAGAAAAGAGCCTTTAGATGTTATACACTGGATTTTAATGAAATTCCTTGACAACTGAATCACAGGTTTCCCCATTTCCATGGCAACAGCAGAACATGTCCAACTATGTTACACAGAAGACACCACATGACGTTCGTGAGTGTAAACTGGGAAAAggtgttctttcttttccattAAAGAGCCATGTATTACTAGAACTGAGCTTAGTGAAGcggtttttatttcagttaccgAGTCCCTGAAAAATTA contains:
- the rcor2 gene encoding REST corepressor 2 — translated: MPSVMERSGAGVLSRSRAKTATNGHSQHTDEESSDEEHSHDSMIRVGADYQAQIPEYKPEPESDYSEKDQRSMLVWSPNSQVSDAMLDEYILMAKEKHGYNMEQSLGMLLWHKHDVEKSLADLANFTPFPDEWTVEDKVLFEQAFSFHGKSFHRIQQMLPDKLISTLVRYYYSWKKTRTRTSVMDRQARKLISKREKDDSNDELEEGDPGSDSDFEIHTKKEPKLSSGAGGGSERSSGRLGPTRKENQGAQYRHHPLRARRRPPKGMHLDQDDIVSLSASTESGTISNRQLDTQLVSLKRQVQSIKQANSVLKRSLADGVETMRPIEPTLKINSRWTTEEQLLAVQAIRRYGKDFATIADVIGNKTAGQVSSFFISYRRRFNLEEVLREWQAEQEVLRGNSETMKDLNGTAGVEEDETKRDSVSPADSGSPMPSSEVASNSSQSSPPLTQPPPLLRPTPPSAPPSLLRQPPPLQTRPLQTRTPHNHPPPPLIRPAVASSHHQSGLRNSIGSSAASGAQLPPSLMGLKVESPHSH